A genome region from Microbacterium profundi includes the following:
- a CDS encoding NUDIX hydrolase: protein MPDIHVSAAIIHDADGRVLVVRKQGTTKFMQPGGKPEIGENAAQTLARELDEELGLKVDEAQLRPLGRFISAAANEPGHRVVADAFALTIKADSVTVQAELAELRWITPADVAALELAPLSLEHLLPIAWPEEGMASSR from the coding sequence GTGCCTGACATCCACGTGAGCGCGGCGATCATCCACGACGCGGACGGCCGCGTGCTCGTGGTTCGCAAGCAGGGCACCACGAAGTTCATGCAGCCTGGCGGCAAACCGGAGATCGGCGAGAACGCCGCGCAGACCCTGGCGCGCGAGCTCGACGAGGAACTGGGACTCAAGGTCGACGAAGCGCAGCTACGGCCGCTCGGACGGTTCATCTCCGCCGCCGCGAACGAGCCGGGTCACCGCGTCGTCGCGGACGCGTTCGCCCTCACGATCAAGGCCGATTCCGTCACTGTGCAGGCAGAGCTCGCCGAACTGCGATGGATCACGCCGGCCGACGTCGCTGCGCTGGAGCTCGCGCCGCTCAGCCTCGAGCACCTGCTGCCGATCGCGTGGCCGGAAGAGGGCATGGCTTCGTCTCGCTGA